Below is a window of Pseudodesulfovibrio sp. 5S69 DNA.
ATGACGGTCTTCTTGGGTTGAGTGTTTGGTCCGGGGCGGAGGGGGAAGGACTCCGCCCCGGACCGGGTATGAACGCTACAGGACGAGCTCGAAGGTCGTCTCCGGATCGTCGCGGTCCTTACGATCCAGCAGCAGGCCCAGAATCTTCTCAAGAAGCCTGAGTCCACCCTTGTAGCCGACTGTCGGGAAGTACTGATGCCCCTGGCGGTCCAGGATGGGGAAGCCCCAGCGCAGCAGCGGAATGTCCTCGTCGCGCGAGATGTACTTGCCGTAGGTGTTGCCGATGAGCAGGTCGACCGGCTCGTTCTTGATCCACTGGTGCATGAGGAACATGTCACCCTTGGCCTTGACCTTGACCTCGAAGGGCTGGTCGGCGCAGATCTCCTTGATGCGGGCCTCGAACTTCTTGCCCGGGGTGCCGGTGACGACGTAGACGGGCTGCATGTCGAGGGAGACCAGGAACTCGCACATGGAGATAAGCTGGTCCGGGTCGCCCCAGATGGCCACGCGCTTGCCGTAGAAGTACTGGTGCATGTCGGAGATCATGTCCACGAGCTGGCCGCGCTCGAAGGCGACGGAGTCGGGGACGGAGACGCCGGCAACGGTGCGCAGCACGTCGATGAAGCGGTCGGTGGCGGCCAGGCCGAAGGGCATGTCCAGCACGGTGCACGGCACCTTGCACTTGGCGTCGAGCCAGCGGGCGGCATCTGCCGAGCACCACTCGCCCAGCGCCAGGGTGCCGAGAGCATCGCCGGTCTTCTTGAGCTCCTTGATGGTCACGCCGCCGTCGGGGAACATCTTGTATTCGCCGGTCAGGGGGGCGTTGAGCACGCCGTCGGTGTCCGGGAACAGGGTGATGTCCACGCCGACCATGGCGCACAGGCGCTTGATCTCGCCCATGTCGGAGGGCTCGACCCAGCCGGGGATGACGTTGACCTTGTGGGTCTTCTTCCCGGAGGGCTCGGCCAACTGGGCCATGGCCTTGACCATGTTCGAGAAGCCGGTCACGTGGGAGCCGACGTAGCTCGGGGTGGGCGCGCCGAGGCAGGTCTTGCCCTCGGGAACCTTGCCGCTCTTTCGGGCCTTGTCGAAGATCTGGTTCAGATCGTCGCCGATGGTCTCGGACAGGCAGGTGGTGTGCACCGCGATCACTTCGGGGTCGTAGACCGTGAAGATGTTGTCGATGGCCTGGATCAGGTTGGCATGGCCGCCGAACACGGAGGCGCCTTCGGTGAAGGACGAGGTCGCGGCGGAGATGGGCTCCTTGTAGTGCCTGGTCAGGGCCGAGCGGTGGTAGGCGCAGCAGCCCTGGG
It encodes the following:
- the nifK gene encoding nitrogenase molybdenum-iron protein subunit beta; this encodes MALLKHTPVEIKERKALTVNPAKTCQPIGAMYASLGIHGCLPHSHGSQGCCAYHRSALTRHYKEPISAATSSFTEGASVFGGHANLIQAIDNIFTVYDPEVIAVHTTCLSETIGDDLNQIFDKARKSGKVPEGKTCLGAPTPSYVGSHVTGFSNMVKAMAQLAEPSGKKTHKVNVIPGWVEPSDMGEIKRLCAMVGVDITLFPDTDGVLNAPLTGEYKMFPDGGVTIKELKKTGDALGTLALGEWCSADAARWLDAKCKVPCTVLDMPFGLAATDRFIDVLRTVAGVSVPDSVAFERGQLVDMISDMHQYFYGKRVAIWGDPDQLISMCEFLVSLDMQPVYVVTGTPGKKFEARIKEICADQPFEVKVKAKGDMFLMHQWIKNEPVDLLIGNTYGKYISRDEDIPLLRWGFPILDRQGHQYFPTVGYKGGLRLLEKILGLLLDRKDRDDPETTFELVL